The following coding sequences lie in one Tichowtungia aerotolerans genomic window:
- the hflX gene encoding GTPase HflX, with product MSETFETDNKEIERAILVGVWVRGQNEEWEVRDTLDELAQLTAGAGAEVLSQILCKQSKIHAGHFIGQGKAEEISQKVLEEDANLVVFDEDLTPAQGRNLESVLGVRVIDRTQLILDIFAQRAQTREGCLQIELAQHLYLLPRLRRMWTHLERQKGGIGLKGPGETQLEMDRRRIQDLIRTLNKELTQVRTRRAEQRRGRRRHGWALVSLVGYTNAGKSTLLNRLAGADIYAKDQLFATLDPTTRQVELPNREPCLITDTVGFIRKLPHNLVESFKATLEEVAEADLVLHVIDCSHPQVEQQIDAVNVVLQEIGAEEKPVLCVLNKIDTDEGAGAAKRLARTLGRSVAVSAVTGENIEGLLDELSDCLKGDKELMKLEVPLSEGRLLALLKNSATVLEEKYEGPNAELLVRVPLPLVPRCEPYRIAST from the coding sequence ATGAGTGAAACCTTTGAAACAGATAATAAAGAGATTGAACGGGCCATTCTGGTCGGTGTGTGGGTGCGCGGGCAGAACGAAGAGTGGGAAGTTCGCGATACGCTCGACGAACTCGCGCAGCTGACCGCTGGCGCGGGCGCCGAGGTGCTTTCGCAGATTCTCTGCAAACAGTCGAAAATCCATGCCGGGCATTTTATCGGTCAAGGCAAAGCCGAAGAGATTTCGCAGAAAGTGCTCGAGGAAGATGCCAATCTGGTGGTGTTTGATGAAGACCTTACGCCTGCCCAGGGCCGTAACCTGGAAAGTGTGCTCGGCGTGCGCGTGATCGACCGCACGCAGCTGATTCTCGATATTTTTGCCCAGCGCGCGCAGACGCGCGAAGGTTGCCTGCAGATTGAGCTGGCCCAGCATTTGTATCTGCTTCCACGCCTCCGCCGCATGTGGACGCATCTGGAGCGCCAGAAAGGTGGTATCGGACTGAAAGGGCCGGGAGAAACCCAGCTCGAAATGGACCGTCGCCGCATTCAGGATTTAATCCGTACACTCAATAAAGAGCTGACGCAGGTGCGGACACGTCGTGCCGAGCAGCGCCGCGGACGCCGCCGCCACGGATGGGCGCTTGTTTCGCTCGTCGGCTACACCAACGCCGGGAAGTCGACCTTGCTCAACCGGTTGGCCGGAGCTGATATTTATGCCAAAGATCAGCTGTTTGCCACGCTTGACCCGACGACCCGTCAGGTCGAGCTTCCAAACCGTGAGCCCTGCCTGATTACCGACACGGTCGGGTTTATCCGAAAACTGCCGCATAATCTGGTTGAGTCGTTTAAGGCTACGCTCGAAGAGGTGGCCGAGGCCGATCTGGTTCTGCATGTGATCGACTGCTCCCATCCGCAGGTCGAACAGCAGATTGATGCGGTGAATGTGGTGCTTCAGGAAATTGGTGCAGAAGAAAAGCCGGTACTTTGTGTGCTGAACAAGATCGATACCGACGAGGGCGCCGGCGCCGCAAAGCGCCTTGCCCGAACGCTGGGCCGTTCGGTGGCGGTTTCGGCTGTGACCGGCGAAAACATCGAGGGACTGCTCGATGAACTGTCCGATTGTCTGAAGGGCGACAAGGAATTGATGAAACTGGAGGTTCCGCTTTCTGAAGGCCGTTTGCTGGCTTTGCTGAAAAACTCTGCCACTGTGCTGGAGGAAAAGTACGAAGGCCCCAATGCTGAATTGCTCGTGCGCGTTCCGCTTCCGCTTGTTCCGCGCTGTGAGCCTTATCGCATCGCTTCGACGTAA
- the lspA gene encoding signal peptidase II: MLPILLCLIIVLIDQFSKVWVRSTFVCGAPPQEMIPGFFNLVYVRNPGAAWGMLGGQQAILILLSAVVLILLAVFHRRVLNPTLDHRIALGLMLGGILGNLIDRIKLGWVTDFLDFHIGTHHWPSFNVADSAICVAVGLYLLSSLWHKSHPLKNDS; this comes from the coding sequence ATGCTCCCCATTCTTTTGTGCCTGATAATCGTTTTGATTGATCAGTTCTCGAAAGTATGGGTCCGCTCCACCTTCGTCTGCGGCGCTCCGCCGCAGGAGATGATCCCCGGCTTTTTCAATCTCGTCTACGTCCGGAACCCCGGCGCGGCGTGGGGAATGCTCGGCGGGCAGCAGGCGATCCTGATTCTGCTCTCAGCCGTTGTTCTGATTCTGCTGGCGGTGTTCCATCGCCGGGTGCTCAATCCGACGCTCGACCACCGCATCGCGCTTGGTCTGATGCTCGGCGGCATCCTCGGAAACCTTATCGACCGCATCAAGCTCGGTTGGGTCACGGATTTCCTCGATTTCCATATCGGCACACATCATTGGCCGTCCTTCAACGTCGCCGACTCCGCGATCTGCGTTGCAGTCGGCCTGTACCTGCTTTCTTCCCTCTGGCACAAAAGTCATCCGTTGAAAAATGACAGCTGA
- a CDS encoding ATP-binding protein — MLPATLTVVVSAVLFFVAGALIAREKTVVEHEIRSNMEEMLSLTELALEQSVVNRDETTVRHFLRFLLDVRDIVFAGISIGDPANPEFEYNEVLHGFGWVVHRQEVAESHFLEGIRVMPLGEESLAEIRLVASNRNVWEELGQQVFTIIVITVIVVVSLSVATFMLTHRLIACPVAALSKSAGEIAQGKLDENVPISRLNEIGRLAQQMDSMRCSIKKLIDDLDRSKSRLEQRVEERTRDLLKAKEAAEVANRAKSEFLANMSHELRTPMNGVIGMTDILVETDLNNEQRRSAETIQHSAQSLLTIINDILDFSKIEAGHLKIEQRPFHLKKVVETVREMFLPDAVAKGLKLECCYPEDLPSYLVGDEVRIRQVLTNLVGNSIKFTNDGGVFVDVKKAEQSADSVKIRVSVRDTGVGISEEQQQLIFNKFTQADLSTTRKYGGTGLGLSISKQLIEMMGGRIGLNSEPGQGTTFYFVVDLKLYNQDLPEENRVESIPLDISARILLAEDNYVNQLVAKKMLTSFGATVEVVSDGQQTLEKLQEDPEFDVILLDCQMPVMDGYTAAAEIRKMNNRAATLPIIAMTAHAMAGDREKCIAAGMNEYVTKPIKKEMMAKVLHQVLG; from the coding sequence GTGCTTCCTGCCACACTGACTGTTGTGGTCAGTGCCGTTCTTTTCTTTGTGGCTGGTGCACTGATTGCCCGCGAAAAGACGGTCGTTGAGCATGAAATCCGCAGCAATATGGAAGAAATGCTTTCGCTGACGGAGCTCGCTTTGGAGCAGTCTGTGGTCAATCGGGACGAGACGACAGTTCGGCATTTCCTGCGCTTCCTGCTGGATGTTCGCGATATTGTTTTTGCGGGAATTTCAATTGGAGATCCCGCGAACCCTGAGTTTGAGTATAATGAGGTGCTTCACGGGTTCGGCTGGGTGGTTCATCGCCAGGAGGTTGCCGAAAGCCATTTTCTGGAGGGTATCCGCGTGATGCCGCTGGGCGAGGAGAGTCTGGCCGAGATCCGGTTGGTTGCATCCAATCGAAATGTCTGGGAAGAACTTGGTCAGCAGGTGTTTACAATTATTGTTATCACCGTGATTGTGGTCGTTAGTTTATCGGTCGCCACGTTCATGCTGACGCATCGGTTGATTGCCTGCCCGGTTGCCGCACTTTCAAAATCGGCTGGAGAGATTGCTCAGGGAAAGTTGGATGAGAATGTGCCGATCAGCCGGCTGAATGAGATCGGAAGGCTGGCGCAGCAGATGGACTCGATGCGCTGCTCGATCAAAAAACTGATTGATGATCTGGATCGTTCCAAATCCCGGCTGGAGCAGCGGGTTGAAGAGCGCACGCGGGATCTTCTGAAGGCCAAAGAAGCTGCTGAAGTCGCCAACCGTGCAAAGAGTGAATTTCTGGCCAATATGAGCCATGAGCTGCGCACGCCGATGAACGGTGTGATCGGAATGACGGATATTCTGGTTGAAACCGATTTGAACAACGAACAGCGGCGATCGGCCGAGACGATTCAGCATTCGGCACAGTCTTTGTTGACGATTATTAACGATATTCTCGATTTTTCAAAAATTGAGGCCGGGCATCTGAAGATTGAGCAGCGGCCGTTCCATCTGAAGAAGGTTGTTGAAACCGTTCGGGAAATGTTTCTTCCCGATGCTGTGGCCAAGGGATTGAAGCTGGAGTGCTGCTATCCGGAGGATCTGCCGTCATACCTCGTTGGGGATGAAGTCCGTATCCGGCAGGTGTTGACCAATCTGGTTGGCAATTCCATTAAATTTACGAATGACGGCGGCGTGTTTGTGGATGTTAAAAAAGCAGAACAGTCGGCCGATTCCGTTAAAATTCGAGTCAGCGTGCGGGATACGGGGGTCGGAATCTCTGAAGAACAGCAGCAGCTGATTTTCAATAAGTTTACTCAGGCGGACTTGTCAACCACACGCAAATACGGCGGAACCGGCCTGGGCCTGTCGATTTCAAAACAGCTGATCGAAATGATGGGCGGGCGGATTGGTCTGAACAGTGAGCCCGGTCAGGGAACGACATTCTATTTTGTGGTGGATCTGAAGCTTTATAATCAGGATCTTCCGGAAGAAAATCGTGTGGAATCCATTCCTCTGGACATTTCCGCGCGTATTCTTTTGGCCGAGGACAACTATGTGAATCAGTTGGTGGCGAAAAAAATGCTGACGTCATTCGGTGCCACGGTGGAGGTGGTTTCGGATGGACAGCAGACGCTGGAAAAACTGCAGGAGGATCCGGAGTTCGATGTGATTCTGCTGGACTGCCAGATGCCGGTTATGGACGGGTATACTGCGGCCGCGGAGATCCGAAAGATGAATAACCGGGCGGCAACGCTTCCAATTATTGCCATGACTGCGCACGCAATGGCCGGTGATCGTGAAAAATGCATTGCTGCCGGAATGAATGAATACGTCACCAAGCCGATCAAAAAAGAGATGATGGCCAAGGTGCTGCATCAGGTGCTCGGCTGA
- a CDS encoding metallophosphoesterase family protein, protein MKRAGAILFVLFAALGVFAGEPFFFVQLTDTHFGQDDHFERGRAAVEQITALPMDIAFVVLTGDIVNDCITDSKTVERVFQTLEPLKVPVHFLPGNHDILEENIAETTAAYTNAFGPLITSAEYNGIRCIFVYTEPLTGEVVIPEYDPLVELELLLEEQETLVFHHTPSVDSFYNGKAHAGWGRRDVGPQWVDLLNRYDVKAVLAGHFHRDEFHRLGEVPLFVAPPLSGRFGRQGSFRIYEYRDGHLSFRTVYLK, encoded by the coding sequence ATGAAAAGGGCAGGAGCTATACTGTTTGTTCTGTTCGCGGCGCTTGGGGTGTTCGCCGGCGAGCCGTTCTTCTTTGTGCAGCTCACGGATACACATTTCGGGCAGGATGACCATTTTGAGCGCGGGCGCGCGGCCGTAGAGCAGATCACCGCACTGCCGATGGATATCGCGTTTGTTGTTCTGACCGGCGATATCGTGAATGACTGCATCACGGATTCCAAAACGGTGGAGCGTGTTTTCCAAACCCTTGAGCCGCTGAAGGTCCCGGTACATTTCCTGCCGGGTAATCACGATATTCTGGAGGAGAACATCGCTGAAACGACGGCGGCGTACACGAATGCTTTCGGTCCGCTGATTACGTCAGCAGAATACAACGGGATTCGCTGCATTTTTGTATATACGGAGCCGCTGACCGGAGAGGTCGTGATTCCGGAGTATGATCCTCTGGTTGAGCTGGAACTTTTGCTGGAGGAGCAGGAAACGCTGGTGTTTCATCACACCCCGTCGGTGGACAGCTTTTATAACGGAAAGGCTCATGCGGGCTGGGGCCGCAGGGACGTTGGCCCCCAATGGGTGGATCTGCTGAATCGATATGATGTGAAGGCGGTGCTTGCCGGGCATTTCCACCGCGATGAATTTCATCGGCTTGGCGAGGTGCCGCTGTTTGTAGCACCGCCGCTTTCCGGACGGTTTGGTCGCCAGGGTTCATTTCGAATTTATGAGTATCGGGACGGTCACCTCAGTTTCCGAACTGTTTATCTGAAGTGA
- the miaA gene encoding tRNA (adenosine(37)-N6)-dimethylallyltransferase MiaA, giving the protein MTADRPSAFVLVGPTASGKSSVAQRLAEQTDAALVSADSMNIYRGMDIGTAKPPAAERGVVPYYGIDLADPTESFSVGDWLNAVKPAFSQCLEKPAMVAGGTGLYVKCLLAGLDDLPAADEKLRARAEKMSLAELQAEAQNAAPEAYQALSDKENPRRLVRLLETVPTLGKKKGADSACWTKELPAVVGLHVERDVLHKRIAERVDQMYAEGLIEEARGLIPLELSSTAQHAIGYAEAFAVLRNEMTEAQAREKTIIRTRQLAKRQMTWFRHQLNVEWVETRTFQTLEKLAEEVFRVWEKDGAVPLLGV; this is encoded by the coding sequence ATGACAGCTGATCGTCCCAGCGCGTTCGTACTTGTCGGTCCGACCGCTTCCGGCAAAAGCTCTGTGGCGCAGCGCCTGGCCGAACAGACCGATGCAGCCCTCGTTTCTGCGGATTCCATGAACATCTATCGCGGTATGGACATCGGAACCGCCAAGCCGCCCGCCGCCGAGCGCGGCGTGGTTCCGTATTATGGAATTGATCTCGCTGATCCCACCGAATCTTTCAGTGTTGGCGACTGGCTCAATGCCGTCAAACCGGCGTTTTCCCAATGTTTGGAAAAACCTGCGATGGTGGCAGGAGGGACGGGGCTCTATGTAAAATGCCTGCTCGCAGGCCTCGACGATCTGCCCGCCGCCGACGAAAAACTCCGGGCGCGCGCCGAAAAAATGAGCCTTGCCGAACTTCAGGCCGAAGCGCAGAACGCTGCGCCCGAGGCCTATCAGGCCCTTTCGGATAAAGAGAATCCAAGACGTTTGGTTCGTTTGCTCGAAACAGTTCCAACCCTTGGAAAAAAGAAGGGTGCAGACTCAGCCTGCTGGACAAAAGAGCTTCCTGCCGTCGTCGGGCTGCATGTCGAGCGTGACGTATTGCACAAACGAATCGCAGAGCGGGTCGATCAAATGTACGCCGAAGGCCTCATCGAAGAGGCGCGGGGCCTGATTCCCCTTGAACTTTCCTCTACGGCGCAGCACGCCATCGGCTATGCAGAAGCTTTTGCCGTTTTGAGAAACGAAATGACCGAAGCACAGGCCAGAGAGAAGACCATCATTCGAACCCGCCAGCTCGCCAAGCGCCAGATGACCTGGTTCCGCCACCAGCTCAATGTTGAGTGGGTTGAAACCCGAACATTCCAAACTCTGGAAAAACTGGCGGAGGAAGTTTTCAGGGTTTGGGAAAAAGATGGAGCGGTGCCGTTGCTGGGCGTATAA
- a CDS encoding TraR/DksA family transcriptional regulator, with the protein MAEKKVSKKKTAAKKTVSSKAPASKAAPVKKVKRIPIDAIEAKEVTPRKIFKAKELAEFKDLLLTLRERVSGEYSSLSRDNMAANQRDPSLSDQGTDTFDREMELNMMGSEQEVLFEIDAALRRIEKGTFGICELTEEEIPRARLEALPYVRYTVEAQSQLEQGRARFRPFGGTMHG; encoded by the coding sequence ATGGCTGAGAAAAAAGTTTCAAAGAAAAAAACGGCTGCGAAGAAGACGGTCTCCTCAAAGGCTCCGGCGAGCAAGGCGGCTCCCGTGAAGAAGGTAAAGCGTATTCCGATTGATGCCATTGAGGCCAAAGAGGTTACGCCGCGCAAGATTTTTAAGGCCAAAGAGCTCGCGGAATTTAAAGATCTTCTGCTGACCCTGCGTGAGCGGGTTTCCGGCGAATACAGCTCTTTGTCTCGCGACAACATGGCGGCCAACCAGCGCGATCCGTCGCTCTCTGACCAGGGAACGGACACTTTTGACCGCGAGATGGAACTCAACATGATGGGATCAGAGCAGGAAGTTCTGTTCGAAATCGATGCCGCCCTGCGCCGCATTGAAAAGGGAACCTTCGGAATCTGTGAATTGACTGAGGAAGAGATTCCGAGAGCCCGTCTGGAAGCGCTGCCGTACGTGCGCTACACGGTTGAGGCCCAGTCTCAGCTCGAGCAGGGCCGCGCCCGTTTCCGCCCGTTTGGCGGAACCATGCACGGTTAA
- the purM gene encoding phosphoribosylformylglycinamidine cyclo-ligase produces the protein MAKKKSAYAQAGVDIDVMMDSLKRIKKNVKSTNTKGVVSEIGSFGGLFQSPGKESLLVASADGVGTKLKVAHMAGKHNTVGQCLINHCTNDILVQGAIPLFFLDYLGAAALEPKVFEAVVAGLSKACRENSCALLGGETAEMPGLYPKGEYDLVGTIVGQVEKKKVITGASIRKGDVLIGLPSTGLHTNGYSLARKVIFQKAKKKLSDLVPGTKTTFEKALLAVHKSYLKPVVALMSKIKVHGMAHITGGGLVDNVPRILPDNVDAVFDRSTWKTPALFEFIEEAGKVDHEEMYRVFNMGIGYVIFVRAKDADAAMEILKKEKARPKIIGRVEAGEGKSRLIN, from the coding sequence ATGGCAAAGAAAAAAAGCGCATATGCACAGGCCGGCGTCGACATTGACGTCATGATGGATTCACTTAAACGGATCAAAAAGAACGTTAAATCCACCAACACCAAAGGTGTCGTCAGCGAAATCGGTTCGTTTGGCGGACTCTTTCAGTCGCCCGGCAAAGAATCCCTGCTCGTTGCCAGCGCCGATGGTGTCGGCACCAAGCTGAAAGTCGCTCACATGGCCGGCAAGCACAACACCGTCGGCCAGTGCCTCATCAACCACTGTACCAACGACATCCTCGTACAGGGCGCCATCCCGCTCTTCTTCCTCGACTACCTCGGAGCCGCTGCGCTCGAACCGAAAGTCTTCGAAGCCGTCGTTGCCGGACTCTCCAAAGCCTGCCGCGAAAACAGCTGCGCCCTGCTCGGCGGCGAAACCGCCGAAATGCCCGGCCTCTACCCGAAAGGCGAATACGACCTCGTCGGCACCATCGTCGGACAGGTTGAGAAGAAAAAAGTCATCACCGGTGCCAGCATCCGCAAAGGCGACGTACTGATCGGCCTGCCCTCCACCGGACTGCACACCAACGGCTATTCGCTCGCCCGCAAAGTCATCTTCCAGAAAGCAAAGAAAAAGCTCTCCGACCTCGTGCCGGGAACCAAAACCACCTTTGAAAAAGCCCTGCTCGCCGTCCACAAAAGCTATCTCAAGCCGGTTGTCGCTCTGATGAGCAAGATCAAGGTGCACGGCATGGCGCACATCACCGGCGGAGGCCTCGTGGACAACGTTCCGCGCATCCTGCCGGACAACGTCGACGCCGTCTTCGACCGCTCCACCTGGAAAACACCCGCCCTCTTCGAATTCATTGAAGAAGCCGGCAAAGTGGATCACGAAGAAATGTACCGCGTCTTCAACATGGGAATCGGCTACGTCATCTTCGTCCGCGCCAAAGACGCCGACGCCGCCATGGAAATCCTCAAGAAGGAAAAAGCCCGTCCGAAAATCATCGGACGCGTTGAAGCCGGCGAAGGCAAATCCCGCCTGATCAACTAA
- the corA gene encoding magnesium/cobalt transporter CorA, which yields MSKKNRLPHPKRKPGLAPGSLVIDPSWPKPAIRVIAYGPDKVEEKPIGNLTELNEYLGKWPVTWINVNGLGDESILRQLGSMFDLHLLALEDVVNLRQRSKVDDYETTLYTAMRMLSLNEERLSGEQVSFFLGKNFVLTFQEVEGDCLDPVRDRIRNHAGRIRGAGPDYLLYALIDAIVDAYFPVLEAYDLRLEELEDDVLGKPDNSTRNRLFNIKHDLTRLRRTLWPVREMTGALAHSESRLITESTLPYLRDCQDHAVQLLELAESYRETGSSLMDFYLSSISNRMNEIMKVLTIIATIFIPLTFIAGIYGMNFENMPELHVHNGYFIALGVMTVLGLAMFAWFVHKGWLSSPRRRKDP from the coding sequence ATGAGCAAAAAAAACCGATTACCCCATCCGAAGCGGAAGCCCGGCCTGGCTCCGGGCTCTCTGGTGATTGATCCGTCATGGCCGAAACCGGCCATTCGCGTGATTGCCTACGGGCCGGACAAAGTGGAAGAGAAACCAATTGGGAATCTAACCGAGCTAAATGAGTATCTCGGAAAATGGCCGGTTACATGGATTAATGTGAACGGACTGGGTGATGAATCGATCCTGCGACAGCTCGGCAGCATGTTCGACCTGCATCTGCTGGCCCTTGAAGATGTTGTAAACCTGAGACAGCGGTCCAAGGTGGATGATTATGAAACCACGCTTTATACAGCCATGCGCATGCTTTCTCTGAATGAAGAGCGTCTGTCCGGAGAGCAGGTCAGCTTCTTTCTGGGGAAAAATTTTGTCCTGACATTTCAGGAGGTTGAAGGCGACTGCCTCGATCCGGTACGCGATCGGATTCGCAATCATGCGGGACGCATCCGCGGTGCGGGCCCGGACTATCTGCTGTATGCGCTGATTGATGCCATTGTGGATGCTTATTTCCCGGTGCTTGAAGCCTACGATCTTCGCCTCGAAGAACTGGAAGATGACGTACTCGGCAAGCCGGACAACTCCACCCGGAACCGATTGTTTAATATTAAACACGACCTCACCCGCCTGAGGCGCACGCTCTGGCCTGTGCGGGAAATGACCGGAGCGCTGGCTCATTCGGAATCACGGCTGATTACAGAGTCGACGCTGCCTTACCTGCGGGACTGCCAGGACCACGCGGTCCAGCTGCTGGAGCTGGCGGAGTCCTACCGTGAAACCGGATCGAGTCTGATGGATTTTTACCTGTCGAGCATCAGCAACCGCATGAATGAAATCATGAAAGTGCTGACGATCATCGCCACCATCTTTATTCCGCTGACCTTTATTGCCGGAATCTACGGAATGAACTTTGAAAACATGCCGGAACTGCACGTCCACAACGGTTATTTTATTGCGCTTGGCGTGATGACGGTTCTCGGACTCGCCATGTTTGCCTGGTTTGTACACAAAGGCTGGCTGTCATCGCCCCGACGGCGTAAGGATCCGTAG
- a CDS encoding 1-aminocyclopropane-1-carboxylate deaminase/D-cysteine desulfhydrase — translation MNDLFSRFSRAALAELPTPVVELPVIEKTVGHDRLFMKRDDLSGPVYGGNKVRKLEFLLGEALDQGRKTVITYGAAGSNHALATAICCRQLGLNAISILAPQEPTDHVRKNLRMGQAVGAELHLCSDFNEFPEATRQIVERCKERDGVEPTIIPAGGTNAVGALGFVNAALELAAQMQPDVIYVPMGTGGTVAGLQVGFLLTDFKPRIEAIRVVERAFRDESHIKALCDELCEKLEIQERVALEDITIRDEFFGDGYGIATPEGRGAVDVFQNLENVVLENTYTGKTAAALLHDLRAGMLDGQTVLYWNTLNSRDFSDEITGVCGRDLPPEFAPYFS, via the coding sequence ATGAATGATCTCTTCAGCCGGTTTTCGAGAGCGGCACTGGCGGAGCTGCCGACGCCGGTGGTGGAACTTCCAGTCATTGAAAAAACGGTTGGGCATGATCGGTTGTTTATGAAACGCGATGATCTCAGCGGTCCGGTTTATGGCGGCAACAAGGTTCGCAAGCTGGAGTTTTTGCTGGGAGAAGCGCTGGATCAGGGGCGCAAGACAGTCATCACGTATGGAGCGGCGGGGTCGAACCACGCGCTGGCGACGGCGATCTGTTGCCGGCAGCTCGGGCTGAATGCCATCTCCATTCTTGCTCCGCAGGAGCCGACGGATCATGTCCGCAAAAACCTGCGCATGGGGCAGGCGGTCGGTGCCGAACTGCATCTCTGTTCTGATTTTAACGAGTTCCCGGAGGCGACGCGCCAAATTGTTGAGCGCTGCAAAGAGCGCGACGGAGTTGAGCCGACCATTATTCCGGCCGGTGGAACCAATGCGGTTGGTGCGCTTGGGTTTGTGAATGCGGCGCTGGAACTGGCGGCGCAAATGCAGCCGGATGTCATTTATGTTCCAATGGGGACCGGCGGCACGGTGGCCGGACTGCAGGTCGGGTTTCTTCTGACAGATTTCAAGCCGCGCATTGAAGCGATTCGTGTGGTGGAACGAGCGTTTCGCGACGAATCACATATCAAAGCGTTGTGCGATGAACTGTGCGAAAAGCTGGAGATTCAGGAGCGGGTTGCTTTGGAGGACATTACAATCCGTGATGAGTTTTTCGGCGACGGATATGGCATTGCGACGCCGGAAGGCCGTGGGGCTGTGGACGTTTTCCAAAACCTGGAAAATGTTGTTTTGGAAAACACCTACACCGGCAAGACGGCGGCGGCGCTGCTGCACGATCTGCGCGCAGGAATGCTGGACGGCCAAACGGTACTTTACTGGAATACTTTAAACTCCCGCGATTTCTCGGATGAAATCACGGGAGTTTGCGGGCGGGATCTGCCGCCGGAGTTTGCGCCGTACTTTAGTTGA
- a CDS encoding sodium:calcium antiporter, giving the protein MIWITFAAIAAIIIFAGTRLSRLAEELAEAFHISSSTVGLLLVSVITSLPELSTSLGAVLKVGRPDLAVGNTLGSDLFNLMIIALCDLLFRKKGILRQTTHHLKTLLYYFIMISAVLLTLTLPNSIHILGMHFNLGSLLIVALYLFLFVRTHRGEQNRFAETAPEPVHSDAGKIILQFAVMSVIIVLAGTTLAKLGDRIAEQTGLEQSFVGSLFLALATSLPELTVSISAVRMGAYDLMVGNIIGSNMFNVFVCAISDLAYSKEAFHIPSNLNPNLLFLGACILATVCTAAISSRLHKKAKKVAWESVLTLLLYIIGLYALYRG; this is encoded by the coding sequence ATGATCTGGATAACTTTTGCAGCCATTGCCGCCATAATTATTTTTGCGGGCACCCGGCTTTCCAGGCTGGCTGAAGAACTGGCCGAGGCTTTTCATATCTCCAGCTCCACCGTCGGACTATTGCTGGTCAGTGTGATTACCAGCCTTCCGGAACTGTCGACATCGCTGGGAGCAGTTCTCAAAGTCGGGCGGCCGGACCTGGCGGTCGGAAACACTCTGGGAAGCGACCTGTTCAATCTGATGATTATTGCCCTCTGTGACCTGCTGTTCCGTAAAAAAGGCATTCTCCGGCAGACAACCCATCATCTGAAGACCCTTCTGTATTATTTCATCATGATCAGCGCGGTTCTGCTGACTCTGACTCTGCCGAACAGCATCCATATTCTGGGAATGCATTTCAATCTCGGCAGCCTGCTGATTGTTGCGCTGTATCTGTTCCTGTTTGTGCGCACGCACCGCGGGGAACAGAACCGATTCGCGGAAACCGCCCCAGAACCGGTTCACTCTGATGCCGGAAAAATCATTCTGCAGTTTGCGGTCATGTCGGTCATCATTGTTCTGGCCGGAACCACGCTGGCCAAACTGGGCGATCGGATTGCTGAGCAGACCGGACTGGAGCAGAGCTTTGTGGGATCGCTGTTCCTGGCGCTGGCGACCTCGCTGCCGGAACTGACCGTCAGCATTTCTGCCGTGCGCATGGGAGCGTATGACCTGATGGTAGGAAACATTATCGGCTCAAACATGTTCAACGTCTTTGTCTGCGCAATCTCCGATCTGGCATACAGCAAAGAGGCGTTTCACATTCCGAGCAATCTGAACCCAAACCTTCTTTTTCTCGGAGCATGCATTCTGGCCACCGTGTGCACGGCTGCCATCAGCTCGCGCCTGCATAAGAAAGCAAAAAAAGTTGCGTGGGAATCCGTCCTGACCCTGCTTCTTTACATCATCGGGCTGTACGCACTCTACCGCGGATAA